The DNA region TGTTCTACTTCCCATAATCtgcataaaatgtacattttagagtGTTGAAGACCTACTTTtgccacaaaagaaaaaaaacaaacatttgagtTAACCCTCGTAAAGCTTACCAGGATCTCTTTTAACACTACAGTCGAGTTTAATGCATGTAGAGTGCTTGTTAAAGCCAGACATCCCTCATTCCCAAATATATATTAGTGTTTGTTTGTCTATTGACAGGGAAAGTAATTCTCGTTTGAAAGAATTGTTGTGCTATGCAAATTTCTGCAACAAAAAAATGGAAATTTATGCTTTCGCAGAGCATTTTTCTCTGTAAATGATGAAGCTTTGTCTCTTCGACATGCAATCAGCAAGGTTTGAGTCACATGAAACTGTTTAGTGTGGAATGATGGTCTGAGAGGTAGATATTAATAATGTGCTGAAAAGGAATCCTACAAACTGTTGCTTTTGAATTATCTAACAGTAAGGTTTCCTCTCAGGGTCATGTGATACCATTTTGAATGATGCCACTTTGCTCTTTATTCCACTGATGGGTTTATATGAGAAATGTTTTATCTAATAATTCACAGTACCTGGAAGAGAAGGAGGACCTTGAATTAAAGTGCTCCACTCTGGTGAAGGACTGCGAAATGTACAAGAACCGCATGAACACGGTCATGGTGCAGCTGGAAGAGGTGGAACGTGAGCGGGACCAGGTTGAGTGCTAATGTTCCTACTGATGGCTTTGGATTAGTTCATTTGCTGTTACTTAAAAGAGCTAGCGATAATGGATAGTTTTCTCTGTCCTACAGGCTTTTAAGTCAAGAGATGATGCTCAACACCTCGTGTCTCAATGTCTGATTGACAAAGACAAGTACCGCAAGCAAATACGGGAGTTGGAAGAGAGGAGCGATGAACTTCAAATAGAAATTGTACGCAAGGAAGCCAAGATAGTCAACCTGGAGTGCAAACTGAGACGGATGGCCAAAGAAAATGGTTTGGATCAGGTGAGAAATGATCTACGTAATTGAAAAGTTTAGTgtagtttgtttagtttttttctcatttcCCCCATTTGAAACTAGAAGGACTTTATCACCATATCAGTTACTGGCtaattggctgttttttttttatttttatttttattttatcatgatATTTCCCCCTCAGAGTCTGCCACGAGACATTACTCCATTAATTATAGCTCAACACTTTGGGCAACCTGATGGAAATACAGGAGGACCTTCAGAGGACTCTGGAGAAGACACTGTTGATGATCAAGAGCCTAAGCTCCAACGCAGAAGTAACCTTAAGGGCAGAGTGAGTACAAACATGAAGCTATGTCTTTAAATCTTTCATTGTACGTCTTTGTTCAAGAATGTTTCTGCATTCTAATGCCTGTCATTCACATTTATTAGATTAACAGACCAAAATCTCCAGCAGCTGGACCCAAAAGTCCTCAATTTCAaggtaaatgtttttaaagagctCTGAAGGTGCTGCGTGTGAACCTGAAGTTAATATGTAGTTATTGTATGGTATTGTTCACTGAATGTTTTCAAAGAGAATTTCCTGTAAGCCTGATTCCCTTTGATTTCAACTCTCATTATAGCCATGTCTTTCACAAACGGAGATCTGTTAGAACCTGCAGCTACTGACAACACAAGTCTTAACAGTGCCAGTGCAGTGATTTCTCCTGCAGAGATCTGCTATAAAAATGTAGGctttaatgcattttcatttaatttgtatatCTCTCCAAGTAGCTTTAATTTGAAGGCACATGGTGTGTATGTGCTTGTGTCTCTTCAGCTGCGGTGCCGTAATGACAGTATCTTGTCCACCGTGCCTGAGCCCCCAGACCAGAACTCAATTGTCAGGAGAAGCAAGGAGAACCCAAACTCTCAATACAAATGGTAATTAAAATCAGAGCTCTATGTAACATACAcgctaggggtgtaatggtacgcaaaaatcacggttcggttcattttcggtacagtaagggaaagaaatgcaaacattaaactgcaggttgtttattactataaacttttttaacaatttgtttacactttttttaaaagactttttaataatatatataaaataaaaaaagaataagaaataaaatactgctgcaaagttctccactaaataaaatactgtcagtctcaaaccaatatcatataataaaatataatgacaaatataaataaataactatgattacagtgcagcattaccaattccagcttgtaggcctgctcatatttaaaaaaattcgttatagcgttggaccgatcggaattaagagcaaaggtctgtttaaatgccgacgggagctacatttgaattacaatcgtttttttcctagttgtagtgatgttcacactcgcgtgatgccttttgaaaaccttaggccggtgacacactggcatattgcacctgtcaaacatagtctattttgctgtcaatactgttgacggtgtcctttatcagtaggctttatatttatgctcaacatgaagtatagatattgttgtcgtgaagacaagatcctggtctgtcggcggtctccctctatgtcacctacagtagcagcagcgcgccagcgccgcgtcaggcacgattctggtgtgtaaagacacagaaaacgtgaaaacggccgtcacgcaactgacacgcagcagaaactcCACGCAGCcggtgtgtcaccggccttagaatcagctgcagggcttgatttgcgctgaacgcggagacttccgccacttaatatgttcgtttggaaacacaaaaatgtacctatgttccgcatacaaaatattgcatccGGTACACACgggcaccgtaccgaaagccctgtaccgaaacggtccggtacgaatacacgtaccgttacacccctaatacacGCTGatcaaaagaaaacaatataCTTTCTATTATTAATGATATGTTTACCATATTCCATAGTAACCCTTGTTTAACAGAAGTATCTATAGTAAGACCATGCtgacttgttttttaaaaacatatatcattggtaaacatttaaaatatatttatttagttcttgCCATTAAATAGTCTTAGATGATGACttgaataaatcaataaacaatgatgtaaactacataaataaatagatgtacattattattattattattattttactttatatacagtacatatttaattaaaatgctttatatattattttcagtgtaAAACAACAGTACAGTAAAACTGTTAATGGTTCTTCATTACGATGGTTAGTTCAATGTGTCTGATTTGTAAAGCAAACTATGAAATTTGATGGTGGCATTGTAGAGAAAAGTTGACTATGCTCTATCTCTCTTTCAGTATTCCCATTTCAGACACTGCAGATACTGACAGTGGAGACAATGCCGACATGGGTATGAACAGCCATAAATCATTCACTTCACCCACTCACCGCTGAATCATACACTTAAGTGACTAGCCTTTGTAAAAATGTCTCTTCTTTACTGTAGATGACCATGACTTAGATTCTTCCTTCTATGGGccttcatccatccattcatcttcaTCTTCCCACCAGTCTGAGACAATGGACTCTTATGATCTGGAGCAAGTCAATAACATCTTCAGGAAATTCTCTTTGGAGAGGTATTTGGATGTTTACTTATAATAATAGTCTTATTTGATAATTATGTCATTTCACGAGGCAGTGAATCAACTTTCCATTTTGGCGACCTTGAGAAATAAATCTTCTTTTGGTCATCTCGAATTGTACATCTATGTTATCACTCCTCTTTGATTTGTGCATTCGCCCTTTTTCATTCTCCAGACCATTTCGTCCTTCATTGACCTCGGGCCCTCCGCAAAACACATTGCGGCCAGTGCAGAGCCTTTTTCTCTCTGGAGAAAACCTTCTGTCGGACATCACTCTGATTGGTGGAAATGATAGCGGCATCTTTGTGTCCTCTGTGCAGTCTGGTTCTGAAACAGACCGGGCCGGAGTCAAAGTCGGACATCATCTTTTAATGGTGGGATTGAACTCCTGCATATGTTCCAcaaccaaaacaacaaaaaagctgcTGTAGCAGTGGTAATCTCTTCCTGTTTGGTTTCATTTATCCCCTAGTTGGAAGGCAATGTTCGTGGAGAAGCTCAGAGTGTGGCTTTGGAAACCTGCACCAAAGAGGAAGCTCACTGGACCCTGCAGAGATGCACCGGACAAGTGCATCTCCATTATAAGTCTAACTATGATGGTGAGCTCTCTTAAAAAGAGGATGCTTTTTTCAAGAGTTCAATGTGCATAGGGGAGGTTAGAAGGTCCAATGTTTCAAAAAGTCCTGCACCACTCTGGGAGGAACCTAATAACATATTCACACtctgaattaaatgttttcatcACACACACCATCTTATTCAGTGTTGTGTTAAGTTGCATCCACAACAAACTGTTCTCAGAGTCACTTCTTAGCACCTCAGTGGCTATTGTGCTTTTATTGGGTCCCTGTTTTGACCCCGCTTTCTTGTTTCCAGGCTACAGGCGGCTGCTGAAGGACATTGAAGATGGCACAGTGGTATCTGGAGACTCTTTCTACATCCGTCTCAATCTGAACATCTCCAGCCAGTTGGACAACTGCTCACTGAACGTAAGATGTGATGAGGTGCTTCATGTTCTGGACACCATGCACCAGGGCAAATGTGAGTGGCTGTGTGCCCGAGTGGACCCTTTCACCAACAAGGACACGGAGAGAGGCACCATACCGAGCTACTCCAGGTGAGGACTGAAAACTGAGTGACCATTATAGTGTCAGTTTCAAAACGAGTGTGAACATTGTCTGTTGCCTGCTGCAGATTGTCTGTCAGTGCGTAGGTGAGTGCGTGGGTGTGCATTTTTATATCTGTTGACTGTGAAGAGATGCTGTAAAGTGAACTTGGCTGTCACCTCCTCCCCAGAGCCCAGCAGCTCCTCTTGGTGAAGATGCAGAAGCTGATGTGTCGAGGGGGTCGAGAGGAAGTTGAAACACTGCGAGGACTCCGGGTCAGTTCCTTCTGGATTATTGGAGAAATGCGCCCACTTTTGGCTTTCAAGTTTGTTGATGAGTCAGAACTGACGAGACATAATTTGAATGCCAATTAATGTGACCGTATTCAACACTTTCTGTCACTTCAAAGGGATAGCTCAGTCAAatatgaaaattctctcatcatttactcacccttatgtcatcccaaacctgtatgactgattTGCTCCTGTGCATCATAACTCTTTTTGTCCATCTAATGAAAAAAAGATCTTCATTTATGTACTGGACAGCTGTGGATCTGATTCCATTAAAAAAATCAGTCAACACCTATTGAAGCAAAACAGTCATGAACCTTTCTTTGTCCTTTTCCAGAATAGGGCTGTACCTGCCTTTACAGCTGTATCTCAGATGTctgctaaaaacatctgtttggttttgaaTATCATGTCTATCGCactgaaatcatgcattttaaaccatattagtttGAACTTCTgatatacgtttttttttgttgagCGCACACATTTGTGCGCATAGAAAGCTGCCGTCACACAGCATGAGAGTACTAAACAAAGTTTtctttcatgtcttattgcgcttaaactgtcaaatacacacaagtttatgttaaaaacatacatgagttacaaaaacagtctgttatgtctgtgaaggtaaacagctaAGAAAGAAATCACGTTTATATTTGATTTGTGACTGCAGTGTAATATACAGTAGTTATACCGCAGTCTACAGTGTTAATATCACCCAAACAATGAAATAACAACGAAAAACtgatatataatgttataatgaatTACTATAGCTGTAATAAGAAGACATTTCTTACATTAATGCTTCTTTAAGATGCTCTACCATGAAGATAAACATGGAGGATTGTATgcggctcactcagggcggggtTTCTGCTAATACTCTAGCATCTGTCAACAGTCGTGGGCGGGGCTTGTAAAAATCCCATTGTACAGATTCTGCGAACGGCTTGTTCTGAGACACTGCCTATGATCCATTAAAAAAAGGAtcaggtggatttttatcatttatagggtggttgtttacacacactgccaacacacatttatgttaaaTAACATGTAACAGTGAATtgtgcataataggtgccctttaatgCAAATTACCTCTGCTTTGATTGGCTACTCTCCATATTAAAGTAGTTCATACAGTTGTTCATCAGGGTTGCTGAATACAGTGTAGGTGTTGTGTGTATAGTCATATGTCAGATAATTCATATTCATGATGTCATTCCCTTAATGATTTTTGAGTGACACATTTCTCATAAATTGCCCttggctgcatttcccaaaaccatCGTAAGTTGATCGTAGCTCCATTGGTTTCAATGGGTGTACAGTACTTAAGCTTATGATGGTTTTGGGAAGCGCAGCCCTGGTAAATATCACTTTTCATGAGTTATTTTCTAATAAACTCTCTGACTTCCATTTGTGCTCACAGAACACTCTACAACCTGAGGAGCCCACACCAACTCAAGACCCCAAATGTAGTCCACGTCTGTCCAGAGCCAGTGTCTTCATCTTTCAGATATTACAGGTAACAGGTCCTCTTGAGTTTGCTCTCCCTGCCATAGTGCTGAGGTCTTACTGCAGACAGGAAAAGAGCAGAGTCTTGCTGAGATTAAAAGAGATCCCTGGTGTCAGTTTGTCAGCAGGGTGGATAACAAGTACAAGAGGATGAACAGCAGTGAGCGTGTCCGCATTGTCAATGGAGGAAATCCATCATCAGTTTCCAGACCAGGTTTTGAAACGCTGAAGCCTGAGGGTAAGACTGCCCACCCTCATCTTTACTTGTTTATTTCGAAGGGATCTTTACAGCGGATGCCTTGCAGACAGGTTTCATactgtcatgaaaatgaaacctgAACATGTCAGGGAATTTGCAAAGCTTGTTTTCCAgaactgaaaaatatataattcattacCTTTTTAGTTATGATCTAAATTGGTTAAAAGGAACGAGAATGACCTTTTGTTTGCACATGTCCATTTCTAGTGTTTATACGGAATTAGATTTGACTTTTAGCGGAAAACTGCTTTCAGAGTTGACCCGTGAACTGTTTCTGTTCTTTCAGACACCTCTGACCCAGAGAGCGACTTAAACAAGGGCTTGAATCTGATCCCGTACAGTCTAGTGACTCCACACCAATGCCTGCGTAAAAGACCTGTCCTCTTCACCCCCAACATCCTCGCCAAGACCATTGTCCAGAAGTTCCTTAATCTTGGAGGTGCTATGGAGTTCAATATATGCAAACCAGGTAGAAGTGGCTGGAGGAAGGTTGTCCTAATTATAGAGACAGTGTTTTACCAGTAGCTGCCATTATTAACTATCACATGTATGATAGATTCATCTTGATAACAAGAACTTCATTTTAATTCGTTGCATGACTTCACCTCTTACATTACAAGCAAAACCCCACTCAGTCTATGTTAAGCACAAGCTTTTGAATGCATGTAAAAGAAAACACTCAGATGAGGAgagtgattgattgatttaattgattaatttacttgttcttttgtttagatttattatcctttttccttttgtttttttttaaaacaaaaactaaatattttctaactTCTAAAGTTGAACGGCCTGCTTTACAAGAATAATACTGAATAAGAAATGGTTTTAGCTTCAGAGTTCAGCTAGGCACAATAGTTAAATTCATGATTGAAAGGTTCCTCTTAGCAgattctttaaataaatcattaatcaCTCTGGATGAGTTAATGTGCACATAATTAGAATGTGAGACTCAAGTGTCATTACTGACTCATTGTTCATATGTCAGTGTGTATCTGACTACACATCCTTAGCAGAGTTGAATTTTTGCTTTAATAAGTCGGGGGCTCTTCTTCCAAAATAATGCTAAATGGAATATTTAAGAAACTGGAGTTGATAAGAATAATCAAATCAGAACCACAATCTATAAAATCCTTACGATGCCCTCCCTAGATGCAAGCAATGTTTTCCTTGACATGCCTACTCACAAGAaagattaatttgtctttttccaGACATTCTGACAAAAGATGAATTCCTCATGAAACAGAAGATAGAGCCCATCATTTATTCCAAAGAAAAGCAGGCCTGCACATATGAATGCATCACTCCAGAAAACATCGAAGCGGTTGCCTTCAAGGTACAGTAATAAATGTTCTTTTCAGAAGAATTTAATAACAGCTCAATTACGTTTTTGCTTTTATGTGCTGTCATTTCTTCTGCTTACTCAAGAAGCTTGTCAGATATTTATGTGTTCGCTGTTTAGCCGAGCAGTGTCGTTTTGAAGCGCTTGCTCTCGTGAGAGCTTAACCCTTTCCTGAAGACACCAATGGGATCGTCACACTACACCAAGCCCAACTTTCTAACTACTTGTTAAGGGTCATGACTTGAGgaatcaaaattcccttgatctatTGTCATATAAGAAGTCTGTGAACCATTAAAATATCCAGCAAGTTTTATATCATAACGCCCTCAGGGGAGGTGAGAGAGTCGCAGACTCCCACTGAAACTTTACCTGCTGATGTCACTGTTAGACAGTGTGTCTTTAGGAAAAGAGTCatttatacactttttaatgttatatttcatATCATTGGCATTTTGTACTCATCCATTACTTTTTCTCATCCAATGTTTTGAGCAGGCACATCTACTCATCTCTCGTTGCTACCGGACACTCCATCTGTTGCACATGTTAAATTGACCAAGCAACCATCCTCTCCTTCTGCGCTTACCTATTTGCCAACTTACCTTAaatattttttcctttcttttattcCATAATGGAGTGTGTGTCCTAAGCGTTGCCCATGCCTTAACATCTCTCACTTTTCTCTGATTGATGcatgtgaacaaacagtgcaaTTCTCTATTATTTACCTATTTGCCACcttaacttatattttattcctcTAATCTGTAAAGGAGCGCACGTCCCGTAGCACTTAAGCACTTAACCACTGCCTTAGGCCATGCCCACTGGAGTTCAGTCGGATGACACTTGGCTACACCGGACACGAGCGAGCGTTGCGTCATGTTGGGTCTAAAGCATTATAATCAATGAAATGATCTACACTAGATACAGTATACAGATTCCCATTCAGTATCTCATGAACACCTTGTGCTTGAGCTACTCCTGACAACAGCACAAATGGAATAATAAAACAAGGTTCACTTTGACGTATCCATTTTAAGTACAGGTACAGCTTGTTTGCATCTCTGTACACGACTTCAGAAAACCCCAGTGTTGGAAACAAGTGGCTTTGTCTGTACAGGGCTTTTTTAAAATCTGGGTTTTATATTGCTTTATGTTTAAGggttttttatgcatttgttttcAAAACACTTACTCACATGCAATAGCGAAGAACATTGATACTGTTTTCCATGCAGTGATATTAACCAATCATAAAAGTGGCCATTTATGTGCATGCTTTTTTAAGGGAGATACCTCTTAAAATAGATCACTTCTGAAAGAGGGTCAAAATggtcttttttcctttttaagaAACTTAAGGGTTAAGCGAACCTCAAGGGACATAttgcaataaaacaaaatctgTCTCGTGACCCCTTTAAACTTAAAGTGGACCCtaaggtttatttaaaaaatactttattcaaACAAAGAGCTCTGTAAGTCTCAGTGTGTTTAATGTGACTGAAAGGGGAAGGAACAGTGGTATGTAGGAGACAGACCTGATGCTCCTGATGGCTGCAGATGCAATCTGCTTGTTGGGGGTTTATGAGGTGGTTAGATGAGAGGCTGCATATTGTTTTTCACTTGCTAATGTGTCAGGAGATGAGTAATTTTCCACTGCAAATCTCACTTGTTCAAGAGGTGTGCCAAAAACAGGACAAAAAATGAGAGCCGACACCTCACTGGGCGAGCTCTCGATTCTCTTTTCTGCTATATattgtaaattaatatttacaatatcGTCTAGATCCATCAGTAACTGTTGCGTTTTGATAATATTGAATACAAGAAAgtttaaaaagtgtatttttagGGAAAAGCTATTATATTAAATCAGCGTTTTATTTCTTAGAATAAGCACTGTCTCCTGGAAGCTGATCTGAGCTGTGTGAAAGACTTGTTGAGGAGAGAGATCTACCCCATCGTGATCTTCATCAAAATCTGCGAAAGGAACATCAAAAAATTAAGGTCTTCTATCTTGCTTAACTCTTAAATGAGTGTCATATTcattttttagtttcagtttgaAGAGGCTTAGTTTCATTATTCGAGGTCAAATGATCCTCAGATAATACAGTGGTCGTTTCTGGTGTTTTTTCCTCGAGCAGGAGGCTCCCTCTGAAGGTGGACTCTGAGGAGGAGTTCTTGAAGATGTGTCGCTCCAAGGAGAAGGAGCTGGAGACGCTGCCGTGCTTGTACGCCAGTGTGGAGCCCGACTCTTGGAGTGGGGTGGAGGATCTCGTCAGGATCATCAAGGAAAAGATTTTTGAAGAGCAGAAGAAGACGGTCtgggtggagcaggacctgctgTGACCTGATCACACAAGCAAGTAACGGCTTACGGTGCACCAAAACTGTTTTCAGCCTTGGGTGGAATGTGTGCATGCAGCACAGGCGTGTGAACAGGAAGTCAAAAGCGTGAAAGGTGAGGTGTGTTTCTCTCGGCTGTCAAAAACCAAAAAAACCAAAGCAAACACGTGGACGAGGTACCATGTGATGCTCCTTACATTCACATGGTAAGCAGTGGAACTGTTCTCATCCCAGAGCTTCTCATCTGTTATTCTCCTGAAGCAGAGCTGTTGTCAATAAAACATGATCCTTTCCTCACTATAGGGCTGCCCACTGAATTTTGCTTCAGCTGTATTCTGGCTGATTTGTGTATAACTGTAAGATGCCACCATTGttgcaatatacagtatgtacttttgTCTTTGTAGGCACATTACATCAATTAATATTAGTGacttctatatttattttaatacaaaccTACATTTGGAACGTGTTTCTAATCTCTGTGTCAGTAACACACATGTGGCTTATTTCTGTGCTCATTTCAGCTGCTACCTTAATCCTTGCCAAGATTTTACTGTATCCGTAGGTCAAACTGTATTTCAGAGGCATTATACTGTACAATAATGTACATGACATGTCAAGCTCATGACTGTAATTGAccactttgtgttttttttggcaTTATTTTGGAGTATGTTTAAGCTGTCATTGATTGACATCATAAAGTGGGCTCTTATCTTAGAAGTTTTCATAGTTTGCCATTTAGAAACACCATGAATTATGGGTACCTAACAAGTAATATGAATTTCTTTTAAGGTAACATTCAAGGTTAAATGTATATGAATGTAAAGAAATGTAAAAGGGACTATATATCAAAGATGAAAAGGGGTTTTAAGCATAATTTAAGCATCTTTCCTGTACATTCGAATGTGTTCTGTTTAACTTTTGTCTTCTAAGCAAAGAAATGATGACTATCATAACctttttaccatgatttacagaaGACGCCCACTAAAATGTTAATCATAGTATCAGTAGTTGTATACCAAAAGATATAGTCAGGCATGTTTAAAACAAGAATCATTAGAAgacataataaaatgaatgactaATTCATTCTATTTATAAATCTTTACCAATTTCTTCCATtatccttaaaaacaaatttgacaGCAAATGGGTCAAAATACCCATTTTATTAAACCATAATAACATTTTCCAAGACCAGACTGGacctttatacattttaataagcaTAGGTCAGATAAagtatgttttaattttacatcattacatttttttctttttttacataaaacagTTGACCCTTCTCTTGCGAATAATATGCTTTCTGtgtatataaaatcacttttgtaaatttaACTTGGTGCGAAGACTAAAATGGGATGTCTTGTCTTTGACCTATACATTTggattatttgttgttgttttttaatctttgttaattaaatatatttcatatatttaattaatgatttgtatttattacagtacaaaTATTCAGTCATATACTACAAAGtcataaaaacagcatgtgtaataattataaaagaattatgaaaatatattgaATGACTGATGTCAACTACACTTGTATTgccatatatataaacatacaacatattgatatgtatatatttattgttgGGATTGATACCATTGAAGAGGAAACTTAATGTACCAGCCTTAGCACctgtttaataaaattaaacagaaaTGTCTGTTTTCTAGAAGACAAGCCGGAGTTAATCTTTGTATAATATCTACTGCCGTCTTATCAATGGGTGTACATCCTTAAGTCAAGGCatcaatttttttgtgtgtaatctCCCACTCCCAAGCTTTgatttttatctgtttttgtaaatattattttatacacaGACACAGGAATGTACTGCTGACACAACATGGTGTGTTCTATGTAATAAACTGTTTTAAGAAGCAAAGTTTCTGTTTTCTGGGTTAAGACTCAACTACAGTAGATCTGACGCTGATTTTCATGTGCTTTGTGCTTCAGAAAGAAACTGACAAGTTGTTCCTGTTGAAATGAGAACTGAAAATGAGTAAAAGGGCTTAAAAAGAGGAGAAATCCTGGAGAGTGTGTGTCACGAGCAGCGCAGTGGAAATTTCAGTTGGTCCCTGACAAGCAGACATCTTGTTGCTTCATGTGGTGTTGGTGGTGGTTCCTTTCAGAGTAGCGTCACTTGCAGACAACAACTCTTGACGGTAAACCAACTTTCCACTGTGATAGTAAACACCATTGAAGAGGCTCTCGGATCTGTCGCTGCTCACTAAAACCAGGAGAAATCGGTTTCATTTAACAGAACGCGTCACATAAGCTTGTTTACAACCCTAAAAGACTGTTATTTCTCCAGTTAGACTCATCTTGtttatgtgttgttgttgttttttagagtGAAATGTCTTGGTTGCTTGCTTTTAAATATCCCAGGTTATTGTTTACCCCGGTTAATATTAATGCATAAAAGGCCAAGAGGAAGTAGAGATATGAAAATATAACacattatgtataaatataaatataacataatacattatgttttgAAAGTCCCAGACAAACAATGCTGGTTTCTGCGCATTGTAGTACATGtactttaaatattatatacacaAACTAATTTGTATCCTTTATCATAATATATTCAAAACCCACAACATGAAAATCCGGTCTCTACAACCCTGATTGAGTTTTTCATTGGCGTATACCTTCCAGCGGTTTTTGTTTGTGCCTTTCTCACACAGCTGATCGCTACAGGAAGTGTTGCGTACGTCGCAAGCGTGTTACTTCGCTATGGCAGATGGCTTGGCAATCTGTGAAATGCGGTGGTCTCTGCTT from Carassius carassius chromosome 1, fCarCar2.1, whole genome shotgun sequence includes:
- the card11 gene encoding caspase recruitment domain-containing protein 11, translated to MENGGSMNLLDYREALWENAEKNRYILCRFMNPNKLTSYLRQCKVIDEQDEDEVLNSRLLESKVNRAGRLLDILHTKGERGYVVFLESLELYYPDLYKLVTGKEPTRRCSTIVVEEGQEGLIQFLMNEVMKLQQQSKAKEVQRVDIMTKCRTLEDEHKKLRLANQELQTFQERYNKMKEERNNYNDELMKVKDDNYQLAMRYAQLSEEKNMAVMRSRDLQLEIDQLKHKLNKVEEECKMERRQSLKLKNDIENRPRKEQIFELERENEVLKIKIQELQSIIQPGPLPDSDKAILDILEHDRQEALEDRQELVNRLYNLHEEVRQAEELRDKYLEEKEDLELKCSTLVKDCEMYKNRMNTVMVQLEEVERERDQAFKSRDDAQHLVSQCLIDKDKYRKQIRELEERSDELQIEIVRKEAKIVNLECKLRRMAKENGLDQSLPRDITPLIIAQHFGQPDGNTGGPSEDSGEDTVDDQEPKLQRRSNLKGRINRPKSPAAGPKSPQFQAMSFTNGDLLEPAATDNTSLNSASAVISPAEICYKNLRCRNDSILSTVPEPPDQNSIVRRSKENPNSQYKCIPISDTADTDSGDNADMDDHDLDSSFYGPSSIHSSSSSHQSETMDSYDLEQVNNIFRKFSLERPFRPSLTSGPPQNTLRPVQSLFLSGENLLSDITLIGGNDSGIFVSSVQSGSETDRAGVKVGHHLLMLEGNVRGEAQSVALETCTKEEAHWTLQRCTGQVHLHYKSNYDGYRRLLKDIEDGTVVSGDSFYIRLNLNISSQLDNCSLNVRCDEVLHVLDTMHQGKCEWLCARVDPFTNKDTERGTIPSYSRAQQLLLVKMQKLMCRGGREEVETLRGLRNTLQPEEPTPTQDPKCSPRLSRASVFIFQILQFVSRVDNKYKRMNSSERVRIVNGGNPSSVSRPGFETLKPEDTSDPESDLNKGLNLIPYSLVTPHQCLRKRPVLFTPNILAKTIVQKFLNLGGAMEFNICKPDILTKDEFLMKQKIEPIIYSKEKQACTYECITPENIEAVAFKNKHCLLEADLSCVKDLLRREIYPIVIFIKICERNIKKLRRLPLKVDSEEEFLKMCRSKEKELETLPCLYASVEPDSWSGVEDLVRIIKEKIFEEQKKTVWVEQDLL